The Thermodesulfovibrionales bacterium genome contains the following window.
TGACAACGCCCCTGAACTCCCATATCCGGCAATACAGAGCCGGCACAGAGGCGCCTCGGTGCCGCCGGCCATGAGCAGCGGGATGGAGCCAGATTTGATTATTCTGAACGCCTCGCCAACTGCGCTTGCGCCCGAGGCACAGGCATGAGAAATCCCGAGACAATGCCCTTTGATCCCCAGCTTCTGGGCCACATATGATGCAGCCACGCTTACCGTCGAAGAGGGCATCACATACGGAGAGGTGCGAGAAAGACCTCGTTTGAACTCTCTTTCGAGAGTACTGACACCGCCCCTGCTCGAACCGATGACCACGCCGGCTGTAAGAGGGAGAGGGCGTCGATCACCCGATGCTACGGCGAGGAAGTCCAGCCCCGAATCTTCAACAGCCATTAGGGCAGCCGCTACCGCGTACTGCACAAAGGGATCGAGCCTCCTCGCCTCTTTGGGGGAAAGATACGTTAGGGGGTCGAATCCGCGCAGCTCGCCTGCCGTCTTCCAGGGGAACTCCGAGATATCGATCCGCGTTATCTCTCCGATGCCGGACCGCCCCGCCATGAGGGCATCCCACGACTGCCTGAAGGTATTGCCGAGCGGACTTACAGCACCTATCCCTGTCACAACGACTCTCGTCACGATCACCTATGATACCACAGCGTGGCGAGTAAGCTGCGTGCCATTTTCATGCATTTTATGATAGTATTTATAAACACTTGAGTCCGGCATTGATAGGCGAGATCTTAAAGAAGAAGCGTGAGGCGTTGGGTCTTGACCTCAAGGAGATTGGGGCGAGCCTGAGAATACGGAATGAGTATCTCCAGGCATTGGAAGAAGAGAACTTCGAAAAACTGCCTCCCGAGGTTTATATAAGGGGATATATCAGGGAATACGCAGATCTCCTCGGCATCGATCCGGAACCGCTCATCAGCGCGTATGCGAAACAACAAAGCACGCCGCACGGTGAGATCCAGCCGGAACCTTCGCCTCAAAAAAAGAGTAATCTTTTCCCGCTGAT
Protein-coding sequences here:
- a CDS encoding beta-ketoacyl-ACP synthase II produces the protein MTRVVVTGIGAVSPLGNTFRQSWDALMAGRSGIGEITRIDISEFPWKTAGELRGFDPLTYLSPKEARRLDPFVQYAVAAALMAVEDSGLDFLAVASGDRRPLPLTAGVVIGSSRGGVSTLEREFKRGLSRTSPYVMPSSTVSVAASYVAQKLGIKGHCLGISHACASGASAVGEAFRIIKSGSIPLLMAGGTEAPLCRLCIAGYGSSGALSGRPVRFDGIPETPRPFDMKRDGFVLSEGACILVLEELTHAKRRGARIYGEIVGYGNTVDAYHMTRPDPEGEAAAMIMAIEEAGIAPHEVSYVNAHGTGTPVGDLAEVQSMRRVFGRRSSAIQTSAAKSMTGHMLAASGSMEVAFTFMALRDGIIPPTINLDERDPACDINIVTERRKTEIEFALSSSYGFGGVNAVLVLRRM